One window of Phycisphaeraceae bacterium genomic DNA carries:
- a CDS encoding sigma-70 family RNA polymerase sigma factor, protein MLNSLTTSFVNRLRANDQAAWFELWETFGPVIRAQLMKWGKGRIGPETVKDLSQETLAALSDSIDRYDPRKGARFSTWLLAIAKHVLGDEMDRRGALKRGSGKKTGEFDESWMAAARSALGADEVYETAVFRAKVEAAIRMVQKESDFTDFAIYSMRVLECKPGKEVAEALGISEPTVSRRLAKVRDVLRRRLGEVIMTYSFTQEELTEAHRNGLDLNPKITPGPEDDALFDDSIAEIYHRQMELRRAQTVGF, encoded by the coding sequence ATGCTGAATTCCCTTACAACCAGCTTCGTGAATCGCCTGCGCGCCAACGACCAGGCCGCGTGGTTCGAGTTGTGGGAGACTTTCGGCCCCGTTATCCGCGCCCAGCTCATGAAGTGGGGCAAGGGCCGGATCGGCCCGGAAACCGTCAAGGATTTGTCACAGGAAACCCTCGCGGCACTCTCCGACTCCATCGACCGCTACGACCCTCGCAAGGGTGCTCGGTTCTCGACCTGGCTGCTCGCCATCGCCAAGCACGTCCTGGGAGACGAGATGGACCGGCGCGGCGCACTCAAACGCGGCAGCGGCAAAAAGACCGGCGAATTCGACGAATCGTGGATGGCCGCGGCGCGATCGGCGCTCGGCGCCGACGAGGTCTACGAGACCGCGGTCTTTCGCGCCAAGGTCGAAGCCGCGATCCGAATGGTTCAAAAAGAGAGCGATTTCACCGACTTTGCGATTTATTCCATGCGTGTGCTCGAGTGCAAGCCGGGCAAGGAAGTCGCCGAGGCACTGGGGATCAGTGAACCCACGGTCAGCCGCCGGTTAGCCAAGGTCCGGGATGTGCTCCGGCGCCGACTGGGTGAGGTCATCATGACCTATTCGTTCACACAGGAGGAATTGACCGAGGCCCACCGAAACGGGCTGGACCTGAATCCCAAGATAACTCCTGGGCCGGAAGACGACGCGCTCTTCGATGATTCCATTGCCGAGATTTATCACCGGCAGATGGAGCTCCGAAGGGCCCAGACCGTCGGGTTCTAA
- a CDS encoding HAD family phosphatase, translated as MPAIIFDFDGVIVDTEPLHEAALLRCATERGMSFTHEQYMTRLIGLADRDCLPVLFALNSKTPSPAEHSAFFTQKKRLVHEMIERGEAKAFPGTLELIYAAATAAIPMFVCSGAIRPEIEMVLRSLDIAHSFRAIVSADEVKHSKPNPEGYLKAASAAGEHPSRCVALEDTPTGSRAALAAGMRVIAVGHSLPRSAFPKEIADFAESTSELSLSRVMESVQ; from the coding sequence TTGCCCGCGATCATTTTCGACTTCGATGGCGTGATCGTGGATACCGAGCCGCTTCACGAGGCCGCGCTGCTCCGCTGCGCCACCGAGCGCGGCATGTCGTTCACGCACGAACAGTACATGACTCGGTTGATTGGGCTTGCCGATCGCGATTGCCTGCCCGTGCTCTTCGCGCTCAACAGCAAAACGCCGTCTCCCGCCGAGCATTCCGCGTTCTTCACCCAAAAGAAGCGGTTGGTGCACGAGATGATCGAGCGGGGCGAGGCGAAAGCGTTTCCCGGGACGCTTGAGCTGATCTACGCTGCTGCGACCGCCGCCATTCCCATGTTCGTTTGCTCCGGTGCGATCCGGCCCGAAATCGAAATGGTGCTGCGATCACTCGACATCGCCCATTCGTTTCGTGCGATCGTCAGCGCGGATGAGGTGAAACACAGCAAGCCCAACCCGGAGGGGTATCTGAAGGCCGCATCAGCCGCGGGCGAACATCCGTCCCGATGCGTCGCTCTCGAAGACACGCCGACCGGTTCTCGCGCGGCTCTTGCCGCCGGGATGCGTGTGATCGCGGTGGGGCATTCGTTGCCGCGGAGCGCATTTCCAAAGGAGATCGCCGACTTCGCGGAATCGACGAGCGAACTCTCACTCTCCCGCGTCATGGAATCCGTTCAATAA
- a CDS encoding rod shape-determining protein: MHRLLRALPATYHNGHFHAGGEVQVPIFDRLLGLFSVDMGIDLGTCNTLVAVRGQGIVLNEPSVVAVIKGTNKLLRGDAVGWRAKEMLGKTPGGITAVRPLKDGVISDFEITEAMLGYFIKKVNGKSKIFGPRVVISIPSGITEVEKQAVLQSAENAGARRIFLIEEPLAAAIGAGLPFTEATGTMIVDIGGGTTEVAILSLGGLTTCESVRVAGDDMDEAIINHMKRTYNMMIGEQTAERIKIEIGSASPTGPESTMEVRGRDMISGLPRKTVVTTEEIRESLQEPVTAIIEAVTRTLEKAEPELAADLVDNGITMAGGGSLLRGLPQVVQKATGLDTRLAEDPLTCVARGTAVFLEHMDEWKDALEDNMAR; encoded by the coding sequence ATGCACCGGCTGCTACGTGCTCTTCCTGCCACCTACCACAACGGTCATTTTCACGCCGGAGGCGAAGTTCAGGTGCCAATCTTTGATCGACTACTCGGCCTCTTCAGCGTGGACATGGGCATTGACCTTGGCACGTGCAACACACTCGTTGCGGTGCGCGGTCAGGGAATCGTGTTGAACGAGCCGAGCGTTGTCGCCGTCATTAAGGGAACAAATAAGCTCCTGCGCGGCGACGCTGTCGGCTGGCGCGCCAAGGAAATGCTCGGCAAGACGCCCGGGGGCATCACGGCCGTGCGCCCGCTGAAGGATGGCGTGATCAGCGACTTTGAAATCACCGAGGCGATGCTCGGCTACTTCATCAAAAAGGTGAACGGCAAGAGCAAAATCTTCGGGCCGCGCGTCGTCATCTCGATTCCTTCGGGAATCACCGAAGTCGAGAAGCAAGCCGTGCTTCAGTCGGCGGAGAACGCGGGGGCGCGGCGCATCTTCCTCATCGAAGAACCGCTCGCCGCGGCGATCGGCGCCGGGCTTCCGTTCACGGAAGCGACCGGCACGATGATCGTGGATATCGGAGGCGGCACGACCGAGGTCGCCATCCTCTCGCTGGGCGGGCTCACGACGTGCGAATCCGTGCGCGTCGCCGGCGACGACATGGACGAAGCGATCATCAACCACATGAAGCGCACCTACAACATGATGATCGGTGAGCAGACCGCGGAGCGGATCAAGATCGAGATCGGCAGCGCCTCGCCAACGGGCCCGGAATCGACGATGGAGGTGCGCGGACGCGACATGATCAGCGGCCTGCCGCGCAAGACTGTCGTGACCACCGAAGAAATCCGCGAATCGCTGCAGGAGCCGGTGACGGCGATTATCGAAGCGGTAACGCGAACCCTCGAGAAGGCCGAGCCGGAACTCGCGGCGGACCTCGTCGACAACGGAATCACCATGGCGGGAGGTGGTTCGCTCTTGCGCGGCCTGCCACAGGTCGTTCAGAAAGCGACCGGCCTTGACACCAGGCTTGCGGAAGATCCCCTGACGTGCGTAGCTCGTGGCACGGCCGTGTTCCTCGAACACATGGACGAATGGAAGGACGCGCTCGAAGACAACATGGCGCGATGA